Below is a window of Sulfurisphaera ohwakuensis DNA.
TACTCGTGGTGTCAAATATTTTAATCCATAATATTTAGCAATATCATGTAGGTTCACATCCATAACGGTTTTCAGTGTCACTCTCATTTTTTCAGGTAAATGATCTATATGATATATTTTCTCTTTTCCTCGTCTTAAAATTGGCATTAGGTATATGTAACAAATTATAAAAATAAAATTACGCTATTTGAATCATGTGAATACAAATGATATAGTAATTTTGACACTCCTTGAACTTTCTATTTTACTTACAGCCTCTCAAACAGTTAGATTACTGACACAAAGATATTATTTACCATCGATCTTCGCTGAGTTGATAGTTGGTATAATTCTTAGTCCCTATGCTATAGGTGGGATTATAAATGGAATATTTAAGGTAAATCTATTTGATATAAATTCCTATTTGACATTATTTGCTAACTTCTCAGTTATTTTGCTAATTTTTGCCGCGGGTTTGTCACATGGTTATAAAAATTTGAAATCTTCTGGGTTTCTCGGTTTTCTAGCAGCAACATTCGGTGCAGTTATACCAACGATTTTAGTTTATTTTACCTTTAGTGTAATTTATCCTTCCCAAGTTTCTGCATTAATGGGTGCTGCTAGTGCTGCTACAAGCTTAGCCGCTACTTCGTCAATAATAGAAGATTTCAAATTATATAGAAGAAATTTCGCTAGAATAGTTATATCAGCGGCAGCAATAGATGATGTAGTCTCCTTAATAATTCTGTCTGTTGTACTAGAAATATTAAGTATAAAAATTCTATCATTCGTAACTATTTTCTATAATATTTCATTAACTATAATTTCCTGGGTAATAATTCTATTTCTATCAGTAATCATAATTCCACGAATTTTAAAATACATAAGAGATGACCTAGTTAACGATGTATCTTTAGTTATCCTCTTTTTGGTCGTTTTCTTAATGATTTTACTGGGATTTGAACCAATTATAGCTGCTTTTATAGTTGGTATAGCTATAGCTGAAAGCGTCAAATCATCAAGAATAACGTCTTTCACTTCTTCCCTTTTAGCAATTTTCGGTCCAGTATTCTTTATTTATGTTGGAATGGAAACACCAATATCTATATTTATAAACGTTGGTGACGTACTATTAGGTCTTCTTATGACATTTCTAGCGATAATAGGTAAAATCGCAGGCATATTTCCTTTCGCCTTTCTTTATACGAAGGATCTTAAGGAGTCGTTTCTAGCGTCTGTAGGTATGTTACCAAGAGGAGAAGTAGGATTAATTATCGCCACATTAGGTTTATCTTCTGCAATACTTGACGTCAATCAATTCTCTCAAGTTGTAATCATGGCTTTACTTACTACATTAATAGGCGGTTCACTTTTCTCTTATCTTGTGAGAAAATGGATTTTAGAGCGTTCAGCTTAAAGGAATTTCTTCACCACTCAGTTACGGTCGCACACATCACTAAGTTTTAATATGTACCAGACTATAAAAGAATAATGATCGCATGCACAAGGGACTGTTATGATACTTGTATATTTGATTCTAATTATAAACCTTTGAACATTTTTCCGATAAATGGTTTTACTTGTTCTAGGGGAATTACTGATTTAAAAAGAAATGAAATTAACAGAGTGGACTCAGCCTACATTGAAGGTAAACCGGTTTCCATAGATGAAGCAGTGAAGTACGTAGTAAAAAAGATAAAAGAAATTAAAAGGGAAGAAATTCTTCATGTTGACTATGATGGAAATCAAGGGCTATTAACATGGTATTATCCAGCAAGATTTTGGAATGCAATTGGCTCAGCATCTACTGATTATTCAATTTGCTCTGCTGAAGGTCACGAAGCTATTAAGCTCCATTATGGTACTTCTTTTGGTGCGTTACCAGAAGATTTTGCTAAGTATAATGCTGTAGTCTTTTGGGGATCAGAAGCTATTTTCTCTTTTATTCATGGATGGAGAATTCTGTCTAAGAAGTACAAGATAACAATTGATGTAAGAATGAGCGAAACTGCAAAAAGAAGTGAAAAGGCATATATTATAAATCCAGGTTCGGACGCATTTTTAGCAATTGGAATTATTAAAACGTTATTTTATGAAGGTCTTTATGATTCTTCATTAATTGACGATATAGAAACCCTTAAGAATTATGTAAATTCTTATGATTTCTCTTTAATAGAAGAAGTTACTGGTTTATCTCAGGAAGAAATTGAAGAGTTAGCTGAACTTTATTACTATTACAAACCCTTAACAATAATTGGTTTCGCTTTAGGAAGAACATATAATGGTGGTGATGCTATCTCATTAATTTCTTTGATTCCCGCTTTATTGGGCATGAAGAGAGGCTTCTTCTACTCAAACAGTCAAGGATGGGGAATAGACTTTTCTTATCTCCGTGGTCTACATATAGCAAAACCTAGCAGGATTATAGGTATGGCTGAAGTAGGGAAAGAGGTCGAAAAAGGTAATATAAAGCTTCTATTTAATTGGAATTCCAATCCTATTCATTCTTTGCCAGGAAGTGATAAAATAAAAGAAGCTGTAGAAGAAGGAAAGCTATTTTTAGTTTCTCATGATCCTTTTTGGAATGAGACAACAAAAATAGCAAATGTTGTTATTCCAGCACCAACTTTTTTAGAAAAGTATGATGTAGTATATAGTTATTGGCATAACTATCTTGTTTACAACGAGCCTATTAGACCACAAAGAGGGATTACTGAAGTTGAATTAATGAAAAAACTTGCCAAAGAATACGGTATTATTTCCCATCCTCTCATTGAGGAAAACGAATGGAGTGCTGTAAATAACGCAATAAGAGGTACTGGGGTTTCTTTACAAGAATTAAAAGACAAGAAGATAGTTAAAATGAATAAGACTATTGAAGTTAACAAAGTTAAAGTCGAGCCTTTACCCAAACTAACTTCTCCTCCTAAGGGAATTTACTTGGTCTTCTCTTCACATCCTAATCATACAAACTCCCAGTTTAAGGAAATATATTCTCAGATGCCTATAGCATATAATAATCAATTTGATGGTATAGGTTACCTAGAAAATTCTAATGGTAAAGTTAAGGTACTTCTGAAAAGAGATGAGAACATACCTAACAACGTAGTTTTCATGTTTAAGAGCTCCCTAATTGGATTAGATGATAAGCCAGTCAACTCACTTATTGGTAGTGAAAAAGGAAAATACGGAGGAACTCCATTACTTAACGGGTATACTGTTAATATTAGATTAATAAAATAAATGTTATACTATTGAATAACTATTATATTGTAATACCACAAATAAAAGCATAATCTTAATTAATTACTGTAGTCAGACATAATCTTGACCAGAAATGGTAACAGTAAAGTTCAAGTATAAGGGAGAAGAAAAGGAAGTAGACATTTCAAAGATAAAGAAAGTTTGGAGAGTCGGAAAAATGATATCATTCACATATGACGATAATGGTAAGACTGGTAGAGGTGCTGTAAGCGAAAAAGATGCACCAAAAGAATTACTACAAATGTTAGAAAAATCTGGAAAGAAATAAAACTAAATTATTTTTTGTTCGCCCTCTCCTTCCGCTTTTTCTTCTCTAAATACGCACTTAAACAATTTTCCTTCTCCAATAAGCCTTATCCTATGCCCAGGATTATTCCCAGCTCTTAGCTTAATTTCCTTTAATCTTCCCTCTCTAGATATAGTAAGAAGAACTTCTTCCTTAACTTCTATTTGCTTTTTAATTCTGTCCACGGCTATTATTTCGTCTCCTATATTTAATCCGGCTAAGTCAGCAGGAGAGTTATCTTCAATAAATGTAATAACGTTATTCTCTACCTTTATACCATAGTAGGGTTTATCTTTATCGGTAAATATTATTTTCATATAACGGCCTAGGTACTCGAAAATTGGCGGATTTCTTTTATATACTAATTCGTCTAAGTTTTCAAACCCTAAGCTCTCAGCAATTCTCTTTACATCAGCGTAAGTATATTTGCTTATTTTATATAATTCTCTGAAGAAATCTATTATACTCTTTTTACACTCATTATTTTCCCTTATAGCGAAGTCCATTAAAAGTCCTAAAATAAATCCTGCATCGTAATAGGAAATGCCGATATTAGGGTAATTTTCATCCTTTTTGTAGAGTTTAATCCAGGTTAACTTAGATGATTCTGCAATACTCATTCTCTTAAATCCTGGGAAAGTGAGATTTTGAAGAATATTTGCGGCAGCTTTCATTGCGTCAGTAGCGTTTAGAACTCCACTTTCTATTAAAGATAAGAAGGCTATGTAGTCAGTTAAACCTTCAGCAACCCAAAGTAATTCAGTATAACTTTCATGTTCATAGTCTATCTTTAAATCCTTCGGTTTAATTCTCTTTATATTCCATCTGTGAAAGTACTCATGAGCAAACAGCCATATTAGGTCTTTTCTATCCCAAGTAGTAACTATCGCAGAAGAATCTTTGTGTTCTATCCCTCCTAGGTTTTTATCACTTCTTCTAAAAAAGAAAATATAGTTTGGTAAAGAGTCTGGAAGATAAGAATCTAGTATATATATAACGCGTTTTAGCTTTTCCACTTCTGGAAAATCATCTATTGTTGAAATTGAATGTTTTTCGTCAATCTTAATTAGTCTTAGATGTGGTGATGCTTGGATAGGCGAATCAGCAAATTCTTCATAGTTATCTCCGCAATACCATTCACCCTCCTTTCTCAAAGTTGTATGAATAGACCAGTCAACATTAATTTTTACACAATATTTTTCATTTAGATCTTGGAATGGGAATAAGGATACTGGATTTATGAAAAGATAATCTGAGAGTGAAATAACCTCTCGTTGATCCTTTGAATTGGCGTAATAAATGTATTTGAATTTTCCGTTTATCCAGAACTTATTTTTAGAAACCTGAGAACTATAGTCATAAAATATCACGTTCCTTTCTTGATCTCTAATAAAATATGAACCTGGAACCCATGTTGGAAAAGTTATTATTCCTTCTCTACCTTCCCCTTCAACTTCAATATATCTATTTCTCGGTGTTACAATAAACCTCATCTGGTATACTCTGACAATTTCAGAAGCTTTAATGTTTATCCATAATAGATATTGCAAGCCATGTCTGGAGATATGCTCGTACTAAACAGTAGTGCTAGTTATAAAACTCAGAGGTTTAGTGAGCTAAAATCTCGCTTTTATTAGTATAAAGACAATGTGGCTTTAGTTTATAATTTCGCTTTCTTAAATTTACTCGTGGAGGAACTAATTAAAAGAGCTAAAGAGAAAGGTATTGACGTAGAAGATTTACTAATCAGAGAAATATCAAAAGAAGATCCACAAGAAGGGATTAAATTAAGACTAGAAATTGCCGAAAAATATATGAATGAAGCATACGAATATTTGAAGAAAGGTGATCCTGTTCAAGCATCTGAGAAAGCTTATAAGGTTGCCGAGGAGATTGTAAAAGCTTTAGCCGAGAAATTTAATACTGAAGAGTATAAACAAGCTATGGTTGAAGGAAGATGGTACACATATTTACTTGCAAGTACTACTAACGATCTGTCAAAAAGATTAGGTGATTGGGTTGCTGATGGGTGGAACGCTGGTTATGTCTTACATGTCTGGGGATTTCATGAAGGCAAATTAAGTGTTAATAAAATTACCGTAAATATGGAGAAAGTGAAGAAAATGTTAGAAAATGCAAAAAGTGTATTAATGTCTTGATTTAGAGAATGGTTAACAAGGTAATAAATTTCATGAGGTTTTGAAATAGAAATATAGTAAATCAGGTTATTTAGGTCTATATTTGTGAGGCTCTATAAACTATTACCTTTCAAATCTCATAAATAGAAAATCTTCTTTAAAAAATTATTTAGATAAATATATTATGGATCACATAGCTGTCTGTGTCATCTCTTATTTATTATAACTAAATATATCTAAGTGTGGACAACAATTTTGTTAATTTAGTATAAATTATAAAAAATATAAAAATTATTAACTTAATTTGAATTATAATTCCTCATTTACTATTAGCTATAGTTTAAGTAGAACACACCAGTAGGTATTATGTAATATTGCCCATTAATATCGTATAGGGCACTGTAATTTGAATAATATACATTAAGTGGTGTAGCAAGCTCATTTCTTACACCCAATATTAACGCTGAACTTGATATTTGACTACTAGAAATACTAACCCCAATATTTACCATGCCTAATTCTGCGGTAAATGCTGGTGAAGCCTCGGGCATTACAAGAGTAGCTAAAGCACCAACATTAAGTCCAACCTGAAACTGTGAATTAATACCATGAATATACATGCTTCCATATGAAAAAACTTGTTCACCGCTAGATGAACCAAGATATGTTAGATTATTGAAGTAAACTGGAGCTATACAACCTCTACCACCCCCCGGACTATAGAAAATGAAAGGTTTAATAGTTGAGTAACTATTCCTAGGCAACTCATTATAAGAAGTATTAGGAATATATGAATTATAATAGTATATTTTTGGTGCTACTGCATTCCCATTCTCTACTGACACAATTTCTGTTAATATTACTTGCAGAAAGTGATAAACTTGATAAATACTATCATGAGGTATATAATAAATCTCAGTCCAATTAACCCATGCAACCTGACCTAAAACATACAACTGACCAACATCATATGGGGATGGAGTACCTATTTCTGTGGTATTATATGCTTCAACTATACTGTTACTATCGCATACTGTTAATGATGGACCGGGAATAGTAACCCTAATAGGTAATTGACCCAGTAGAGGTTGAGAAATATAAAATCCAATACTAACAGAATAACCTTGTTGATTAGAGACAATAACTCCTAATGTAGATTCATAGTAGTTTAGGTTGTTTTGCGGTCCTATTATTGTTGCTATTGCTATTGGTCCTACTGATTTGTTGTTTGGGTACCATCCTATGATGTTTGGTATGTATTCTGTTATTACGTAACCTCCGTTTGTTTTGGATGTTATTGTTGTGGTTGTTGTTTGTTGTACTATTTTTTGGTTTTTGTTGTTTTTTAGTTTTATTTTGTGTTTTATTGGTGTTTTGAATTTTATTATTATGTTTTTTCCTCCTTGTCCGTTAATTATTTGTGTTATGTTTAGTGGTGTTGCGTATGTTTGTGTTAGTGTTATTATTGTTGTTTGGTTTATTATACTGTATGTTGCTAGGATTAGGATTGATGGGTAGATTATTGTTTTTTCTTTTTTATTGAATTTTATCCATTGTTCTGCCCATTTATCTAGTTTTTTTACTGGGAATTGGTAGTATTGTTTATTGCTTGCGTTGTATATTTTTTGGAATGTTGTTCCGTTTGATGTTGGGTAGAATGCGAAGACTGATATTGAGGCATTAGTTATTAGTTTGTGGTGAGAGTATAAGAAGATTTTTATAGTATTTGCTGTTGTTAATGCTTGTTGAATCGTAATATTTAACTGTGGATAATATAGTCCAAGCAAGATTATTAACAATAAGATAATTGGAATAAAATAGTAATAAAATCTCCTCATACTACGAGATATTTTCAAAACATATTTATAAATTTTTTCACAAATTCTCTATCTAAAAATCCTTAAACAGTTCTTCCTATTTTAAACCTTCTATTCGTCATTAAAAAGTATTTTCATAATTTCTCTGAAGATTTCTGTAAAATACTCATTGCTAATTTCAAGATATATAACAAGAGATAAGTATTTTAAACTGTAAGATTCAAGATTTAAAGTTTAATTTTTCTGAAAATCATCTATTTCTACAATTTTCCGCAAAATGTTAATGTTAGTTTACCTGCACTTCGTTTTTTCCATAGGCAGCTAATTAATAACTTTTCCCAAAATTCGATCATCAAAATGAAAGTAAAAAGGGGCATAGTGTGAATTAAAGAAGCAAAATCATTTGCTCTTCTGCGGAGTTTTTCTTATTGACATCATAAACACAGCTAGAAGTGATAAAACTCCTATTAAACCGAAAACTACTGTATAAATTTCAGAATATATTAGTCCTAGTTGATAAATTATAGCAAATATAACACTTCCCAATGCCCCACCTAAGGCTTTTCCAGTATATAAGATTCCACTATTTATTGTAGAGAATCTAGTTCCAAAAATCTCACCGGCAACGTTAAAATATAAGGTTATCATTGAACCACCAGCAAATCCTATTAAAACTACTGATACTGGTAATTGATTAAGAAGAAGGAAACTGGCACCTATTGTTATGATAACATTAAGTAGTAATGTAGTCTTTACTATTCCTAATCTGTCTGCAATAAAACCAAATAAAGGTCGTAGACCTCCGCTCAGTAGAGGTAATATTGAAATTAGTGCAATTAGTTCTTCTTGTGGTAAATTTTTACCTAACACTGGTAATTCTGACGACATGACGGTTAAGGGTGTAACTGCGCCTACGAATGAGATATATATCAACCAGAATTTAAGTGATAAGATAACTTGCTTTGGTGCTTGCCCAGCTAAATTTTGAGGATACTCTGAGAAATAAAGGAGTAGTGGTAACAATATGACTTCTGTCAAACCTATTGTTAAAGTGACTATACGATAATTCCCAGCAAGGGCTATAAAAGGGTTCGCAATAGCTGACCCTAAACCAAAGCCCATTGATACTATACCAGTGGCAAAGCCCATTCTATCCCTAAACCATTTCATTGCCAAATTTGCAGCTATTCCATAAAGTATTCCCTCACCTATGCTCCCCAATGACCATGCTAAATAGAAAAAGTAAATATTTGGCGAAAAGTACGTTCCTAGGAATCCAATAGCAGATAGTATTGCTGAAATAATTCCAATTTTTCTAGGTCCACTTTTATCAGCAAAATGTCCTCCAATTGGTTGAAACCCAGAGGAAAATATGCTAAATAATGTGAATCCTAAAGCAATTTGAACAAGGCTAACGTTAAATCCTTCTTTAAGCAGAGGTTCAAGAGCATTCCATGAGTATTGGTACAAGGAGTTAAAGCACATTACAACGAATCCTATAGCTAGGTACTTACCTCTGCCCATACTTAAATAGTTGAATGTTAGGTAATAAACCTAATTACTAACACTCTACTTGCTCTAGTTTAAATTTATATAATTGAAGTTAAAAAAATAAATATGCCTCAATATCAAATCTTTGGAAATGATTTACAATATCTAAAAGTCATCTTAGCTCCAGGTGAAGGAATATATGCTGATGCTGGGCACATGATAGCAAAACAAGCTTCTGTTACGCTTCAAACAAGACTAAGAGGCGGAATACTCAGTGGATTAAAAAGAGTTTTAACTGGTGGCTCATTTTTTGTTACTGAATTTTACGGTCCTGGAGAGTTATATTTATCTGGTATTTTTCCTGGCAAAATTATCCAAATTCCTTTGGAGGGAAGAGGAATTTTAGCTGAAGCACATACTTTCCTTGCAGCTGAAAATAGTGTAAACTATAATACACAATTGGCAAAGCTTACGGCTGGATGGTTAGGTGGCGAGGGACTTTTCTTAGCTAAATTTAGAGGATTTGGGAATGTATTTCTACATTCTTATGGAGATGTCATAGTGAGAGATCTAGCTCCTGGAGAAATTTTACAAGTTGAGGCATCTCATCTAATGGCATTTCAAGAAGGAATGAACTATGATGTTCAGTTAGTGGGAGGATTAAGATCAATATTCTTTGCTCATGAAGGCTTATTCTTTGTGACTATTCAAGGCCCAGGTAGAGTATGGTTACATACACTAACAGCAGAACAATTGGCTTCAGCACTAATACCATTTTTGCCTCAAGGACAGCAAGGGGGAATTAATTTACCATTTTAAAAGTTTTTAATTTTTCTATGTTTTGATAGCTTATGAGAGTAAGTATAATAGGAGTAGGTAAGATAGGTTATGCTATTTTAAAAGGAGTAAAAAGCCTTAATGTTGAAATCATAGGTACTGGAAGAAGTGAAGAGACCTTAGATAAAATTAAAAAAGAAGGCGTAGAGGCTACTAGAGACAATGAGTATGCTATAAA
It encodes the following:
- a CDS encoding cation:proton antiporter; this translates as MNTNDIVILTLLELSILLTASQTVRLLTQRYYLPSIFAELIVGIILSPYAIGGIINGIFKVNLFDINSYLTLFANFSVILLIFAAGLSHGYKNLKSSGFLGFLAATFGAVIPTILVYFTFSVIYPSQVSALMGAASAATSLAATSSIIEDFKLYRRNFARIVISAAAIDDVVSLIILSVVLEILSIKILSFVTIFYNISLTIISWVIILFLSVIIIPRILKYIRDDLVNDVSLVILFLVVFLMILLGFEPIIAAFIVGIAIAESVKSSRITSFTSSLLAIFGPVFFIYVGMETPISIFINVGDVLLGLLMTFLAIIGKIAGIFPFAFLYTKDLKESFLASVGMLPRGEVGLIIATLGLSSAILDVNQFSQVVIMALLTTLIGGSLFSYLVRKWILERSA
- a CDS encoding molybdopterin-dependent oxidoreductase; its protein translation is MIACTRDCYDTCIFDSNYKPLNIFPINGFTCSRGITDLKRNEINRVDSAYIEGKPVSIDEAVKYVVKKIKEIKREEILHVDYDGNQGLLTWYYPARFWNAIGSASTDYSICSAEGHEAIKLHYGTSFGALPEDFAKYNAVVFWGSEAIFSFIHGWRILSKKYKITIDVRMSETAKRSEKAYIINPGSDAFLAIGIIKTLFYEGLYDSSLIDDIETLKNYVNSYDFSLIEEVTGLSQEEIEELAELYYYYKPLTIIGFALGRTYNGGDAISLISLIPALLGMKRGFFYSNSQGWGIDFSYLRGLHIAKPSRIIGMAEVGKEVEKGNIKLLFNWNSNPIHSLPGSDKIKEAVEEGKLFLVSHDPFWNETTKIANVVIPAPTFLEKYDVVYSYWHNYLVYNEPIRPQRGITEVELMKKLAKEYGIISHPLIEENEWSAVNNAIRGTGVSLQELKDKKIVKMNKTIEVNKVKVEPLPKLTSPPKGIYLVFSSHPNHTNSQFKEIYSQMPIAYNNQFDGIGYLENSNGKVKVLLKRDENIPNNVVFMFKSSLIGLDDKPVNSLIGSEKGKYGGTPLLNGYTVNIRLIK
- the sul7d gene encoding Sul7d family chromatin protein, whose product is MVTVKFKYKGEEKEVDISKIKKVWRVGKMISFTYDDNGKTGRGAVSEKDAPKELLQMLEKSGKK
- a CDS encoding M61 family metallopeptidase, with amino-acid sequence MRFIVTPRNRYIEVEGEGREGIITFPTWVPGSYFIRDQERNVIFYDYSSQVSKNKFWINGKFKYIYYANSKDQREVISLSDYLFINPVSLFPFQDLNEKYCVKINVDWSIHTTLRKEGEWYCGDNYEEFADSPIQASPHLRLIKIDEKHSISTIDDFPEVEKLKRVIYILDSYLPDSLPNYIFFFRRSDKNLGGIEHKDSSAIVTTWDRKDLIWLFAHEYFHRWNIKRIKPKDLKIDYEHESYTELLWVAEGLTDYIAFLSLIESGVLNATDAMKAAANILQNLTFPGFKRMSIAESSKLTWIKLYKKDENYPNIGISYYDAGFILGLLMDFAIRENNECKKSIIDFFRELYKISKYTYADVKRIAESLGFENLDELVYKRNPPIFEYLGRYMKIIFTDKDKPYYGIKVENNVITFIEDNSPADLAGLNIGDEIIAVDRIKKQIEVKEEVLLTISREGRLKEIKLRAGNNPGHRIRLIGEGKLFKCVFREEKAEGEGEQKII
- a CDS encoding PaREP1 family protein, encoding MEELIKRAKEKGIDVEDLLIREISKEDPQEGIKLRLEIAEKYMNEAYEYLKKGDPVQASEKAYKVAEEIVKALAEKFNTEEYKQAMVEGRWYTYLLASTTNDLSKRLGDWVADGWNAGYVLHVWGFHEGKLSVNKITVNMEKVKKMLENAKSVLMS
- a CDS encoding OFA family MFS transporter; this encodes MGRGKYLAIGFVVMCFNSLYQYSWNALEPLLKEGFNVSLVQIALGFTLFSIFSSGFQPIGGHFADKSGPRKIGIISAILSAIGFLGTYFSPNIYFFYLAWSLGSIGEGILYGIAANLAMKWFRDRMGFATGIVSMGFGLGSAIANPFIALAGNYRIVTLTIGLTEVILLPLLLYFSEYPQNLAGQAPKQVILSLKFWLIYISFVGAVTPLTVMSSELPVLGKNLPQEELIALISILPLLSGGLRPLFGFIADRLGIVKTTLLLNVIITIGASFLLLNQLPVSVVLIGFAGGSMITLYFNVAGEIFGTRFSTINSGILYTGKALGGALGSVIFAIIYQLGLIYSEIYTVVFGLIGVLSLLAVFMMSIRKTPQKSK
- a CDS encoding TIGR00266 family protein: MPQYQIFGNDLQYLKVILAPGEGIYADAGHMIAKQASVTLQTRLRGGILSGLKRVLTGGSFFVTEFYGPGELYLSGIFPGKIIQIPLEGRGILAEAHTFLAAENSVNYNTQLAKLTAGWLGGEGLFLAKFRGFGNVFLHSYGDVIVRDLAPGEILQVEASHLMAFQEGMNYDVQLVGGLRSIFFAHEGLFFVTIQGPGRVWLHTLTAEQLASALIPFLPQGQQGGINLPF